The region CAGATTTTCTTTTACCAATTCTTTGGCTTCGGCATCCGGATTGGCCATATTCAGTTTTACTTCCTGAACATATTTATCCAGTTCCTTCATCCACCAGTCCTTTTTCCAGGTTGCGAACTTGGAAGTTTTGGTATAATTAAAGAATTGCTTCTCGAATTTATTGTCCTTAAACTGCGCAACGGCCATTGCCTCATAAGCCCAGCGGGATGCCATTACATTACCAACCAACGGAACTTTCGATTGAGAAGAGAACCAAGGGTGTAGTTTGTCGAAACGTACAATAACTCCCGAGAATAATAATTGAGGAATAATTAAAATCGGAATGAGGATGTAAATAACTTTTGCGGAATTAAAGGATGCGGAAATATTTAATCCTAAAATATTGGCAAAACAAGCTACAGAGAATAAAGCAAACCAATGCGTGAAGGTCATGCCCTGAATCTCGAGAATAAAGTTTCCTACCACTACATACAATAACATTTGTATAGCAGAAATCAGGAACATGATGGTGATTTTACTATTCAGGTAACTCCATTTGGAAAGATTCAGGAAGGATTCCCTTTTCAGGATTTTCTGATCCTTAATAATTTCTTCGGCAGCAACGGTAAGTCCGATAAATAAAGCCACCACTACGCTGATAAATAAAAACTGAGGAACGTTTTCAGAATCGCGGAATACATAGTGTCCCGATTGTGCACTTTCATTATCGAAGAACTTCACAAAGAAAGCCAGAATTAATGCGAGTGCAGGAGCTTCAAACAGGTTAATCAGGACATATTGCTGATTGGTGAGTTTGGATAAAACATCACGAACCAGGTATACCCAGTATTGTTTTAACTTATTCGGAATTTTAAATGTGCTCTCGGGAATATCTTTTTGCGGAGGTGCTTCCGGAAGTTTGCTCGCAATTTTTTCAAGATAAAATTCATTCCACTCTTTAGGAGAAATTTTACGGTTTTGCGTAGCATTTCCATATTCATCCACCACTTTCGATTCAATGATGTTGAATATCTGTTCCGGATTTACATTACCACAAGTAGGACATTCACTTTCGTTACAGTTAACGTGGTTAACCTGTGTTTTAAAATAAATTACAGCGTCTACAGGATTACCATAATAAATCGGATATCCTCCTACATCCAGAATCATCAGCTTATCGAACATTTTGAAAATATCCGACGAAGGCTGGTGAATGACTACCCAAACGAGTTTACCTTTTAAAGCAAGCTCTTTAAGTAAGTCCATGATGTTTTCGGAGTCGCGCGATGACAAACCAGAAGTTGGTTCATCCACGAATAACACCGATGGTTCACGAATCAATTCGAGACCGATGTTCAAACGCTTTCTTTGTCCACCCGAAATCGTTTTATCCAGCGGATTTCCTACTCTCAGATCCTTCGTTTCGTATAATCCGAGTGCGGTAAGTAGGTTTAAAACCAATTTTGTTATTTGAGCATCGCTCATGTTTCCAAAACACAATTTTGCATTGTAAAACAGGTTTTGGAAAACCGTTAATTCTTCAATCAGAAGGTCATCTTGCGATACATAACCGATAACGCCTTCGATTTTGGAACTTTCTTTATAGATATCCACTCCATTAACGGTAATGGCCCCCTGCGTTGGAGGGTAATTTCCGTTCAATACGTTTAATAAAGTCGATTTACCGGCTCCGGATCCTCCCATAATTCCTAATAGTTTTCCTGATTCTTCAGAAAAACTCAAGGGATGCAATCCGATTTTTCCTCCTTTAAAGTGATACATGATATTATCCACCTTAAATACAATTTTACTGGTGGTGGTATCACTGAGGAATTTGGAAATTATATCGGAATAATAGATCGGTTGTACACGCGAGGAACGAATGGATGAACCTTGTGTTAGAATGTAAACGCGTAATGGCGTAATGTTAATACCATTCAGGTAAATCTCTGAATTGCCATAGTAGCGCAGGAAATAAATTCCAACTGAATTGATACGGACTACACGGATTTGTCCTTGAATACCTTCGCTGTAGATGTGTTTTGCTTCGAGGAAAATAGATTCTTTGCTGTTATTGATATAAAGCAAATGTGATCCATCTTCAATTTGATCTTCTTTATTATCTACGAAATTTTTGCAACGGCGGAATTCTTCATCAGAAATGTTAAAGGTTTCAGCTACTGTACTTGCAAACTCTAATTCCTGTTCGGTAATGGATAAATTTTCATTGATAAATTCGAGGATACGAACCAATACAATGATTTTCTGTTTTTGTGCAAGCTCTTCATTGATCTGGGTACAGATACGAAGGACTTTAACCGAGTTAACGGATGTACGTTTTTTTGCTCCGTCTTTCTTTTGTGATTTCCCCTGGTGGGTTTCCAGGTATTCATCAAAAAGCTTGAGGTATTCATCAACTAACTCCTGATTGAGCTGCGACTTAAGGAATATTTCAACGATACGTCGACCGCCTCCCTGGGGAGTTTCCGAATCGGCTTCGGGTTCGTCCTCGTCTTCAACCCTCGCAATAATCGCGAAGAGCTGCATCAGGGCTTTTAATATCCGTTCACTCATGTGTTTGTGTGTATTGGTTTAAACACAAAAAGACATTACCAATGAATGTCTTTCTGCGTTCGGCTATTACCGTTTTATTTTTTGATCTGTTTGAATCCGATGAGCATCACTGCACATCCTGATGTTTTTTTATTGGGATCCAAACGAGCTTCGATGATCACGTCGAGGGTCGACTCCACTTTAAAATCCCAATAGGTAGCGTTTCCGTAATCCATATTGGAGAAAAGCAGATTTCTTTCTTTATCGTACACGTCGAAAATCACGTATTTGTCTTTTGTACCGGCAGAAGCTGCAATGCGGTAGGTAGAACCTCCGAAAAATGTTGTGGTAAATTCTGCAGTTTGTTCTTCATCTAACAAGGCTCTGTAGGTCTGACCATCCGAAATAAAAATAGCGCTTTTGTCTTTTTTACTTGGTTTGGTAAGGTAATCCTTACAGATATTAGTTAATGAATCGCAGCTTTGAGCATTTACAAAACCTGCCGTAAAAAACAGGGCCAAAGCAATGAATAGAGTGTGCTTATTCAGTTTCATAGGGCAGATTCAACGATTTTGGTTCTTAATGCTTTTACTTTTTCAGTGATGGAGGTCAAAATTTCCGGAGTAAGGTTCACCTTGGTGGTGCTCTTAATTACGGTAATTTGATTATCGGCATCAGTTTCTGGTTTTTGGTAGCTGTAGGTAAATTCTACATTAGCGAAATAGCTGTAAAGTTCTTCCATTTCAGAAAGAAGGTTGCTATAGCTTTCTTCTGTATTGTACTGCTCAAGTAATTCAATCAGATTCGAAAGTGTGGTTTTTTGCTCACCGATACGGTTGATCAGATTTTGGTTATTGTTTTGTTGCACCACTTCGCAGGCGAAATACAATGCTTCAACCCATCCACCGGTAAGAATTAAACCTGCTTCTTGCGAACGATCATTGTTTTTCAGGTATTCATCTCCATTTCTGTAGGCATCACTAACGATAACCAGCATGGAATCTTTATTCCCCATGTTTTCGGAGAAACGATCCATGATGTCTTCAGAAAATGCACCTCCCATATCGAGTTCTTTCGATAATTGTTCAACAGAAGAGAGATAAGTCAATGCTTCATTGGTATTATCATACATGGTAGCATAGCCTAAATCAGCTCCGTAAACACCTAAGTTGAGTGCTTTCGCAAATTTTGTAGAATAGCTGGCCGTAGCACTGGTCGGATTTAGCATCGACGCATTGTAAGGCGCACCGGTACTTTTAATCAACTCCGCTGTTTGAAACGGTGAAGGAATACTAAACAACTTACCGTTGATCGTCATCCCCATTGCATCGTTGGTGTCGAGTACATTAGGATTTACCTTCGTCACATCCTGTTCAGTGGTATTGGAATCTCCACAGCTCGCTAATGCAAGGGAAACTATCCCCACAGAAACGATACCGAGCTTCCTGAGGTCTTTTGAAAAATTAGACATATTCAGACTGGCTTTTTTTTAACGGTGCAAGTAATAAAATTTTAGCGATATCTCAAAAAAGAGATGTTCGATAAAAAAAAGAAAATGTTCGCCGAATTTGCGCTTTGATGGGGTCAATGAATTGTGAAAAAGCCTTCTTTGTGCTATTTTGCAACAATGAAGAAAATCGCTGTTTTCACCTCAGGAGGTGATAGTCCGGGAATGAATGCCTGTATTCGGGCAGTTGTGCGTACCGCTGCTTTCCATAATATACAAACCACTGGTATTCTGCATGGTTACGAGGGAATGATGGATGCTGAATTTGTAGAACTTACCCGAAGTTCTGTGGCCAATATCATCAATCGCGGGGGGACCATCCTCAAAACGGCCCGCAGTAAGCGCTTCATGGAGGCTGAAGGAAGAAAAATAGCGCTGAATAACCTTAAATCTGCCGGAATCGATGGTATTGTTGCTATTGGGGGCGATGGCACATTTACAGGAGCCAGGGTTTTTTCAGAAATCTGCGATATTTCCATTGTAGGGTGTCCGGGTACGATCGATAATGATTTAGTGGGGACCGATTACACCATCGGATACGACACCGCTATTAACACAGTGATGGAAGCTGTTGATAAAATTCGGGATACGGCGGAAAGTCACGACCGGCTTTTTTTCGTGGAGGTTATGGGACGCGATGCGGGTTTGATTGCTTTGCGTTCCGGAATTGCGGTTGGAGCGGAAGATATTTTAATTCCTGAAACCCGGACAGATCTTAACCTTTTGATAGAAAAATTAAGGGAAGGAAGAAAAACCAAGACCTCAAAAATCATCATCGTTGCAGAAGGAGATGAAGCCGGGGGAGCATTTACGGTAGCAGACCAGGTGAAAAAAGCATTGCCCTTTTATGATACACGGGTTACTGTATTAGGACATATCCAACGCGGGGGGAATCCAACCTGTATGGATCGGGTCAATTCTTCGCGTATGGGATTTGCAGCGGTAGAGGCTTTAATGAACGGAAAAAATGGGGTGATGATCGGAATTGTGAATAACAATATCACTTATACACCATTCGAAAATGCCATAAAGCATATTCAGCAAATATATCCCGACTATCTTCGCATGATGGAAATTCTTTCCATGTAAGTAATTGTGACGGATCGTAAAACATATTTTGCCGACATCATTCTCCCCCTAGCGGTTCCCCAGTATTATACCTACCGGGTCCCCATGGAGTTGAATGAAAGCATCGCCATTGGAATGCGTGCCATTGTTCAATTTGGAAAAGCCAGATTGTATACCGGAATCGTGCGGAAAATTCACGAGGTGGCACCTGCACATTACGAGGCCAAATACATGGAGGGATTACTCGACGACCGGGCCATTGTTACTGAAGGACAAATGCAATTCTGGGAATGGATGGCAGGCTACTATTGCTGCACCGTTGGTGAAGTTTTTGTAGCAGCTTTACCGGGAAGTTTACGCCTTGCTTCCGAAACCAAAATCGTATTGTTATCGGAAGAAAATGAAGGATCGCATTCACCAAAGGAACAAGTGATTTTAGATGCGCTTTCAGCAAGAGGGACCTTAACACTTTCTGAAGTTTCGGAATTACTACATCAAAAAAATGTTCAGCCTTACATTAAAAGTCTGATCGAAAAAAACAGAATCGCTGTTGAGGAAGAATTAAAATTCAGGTATAAGCCAAAATATGAAACTGTGCTTGAATTGCATGAGGCTTATCAGGATGAAGAAAATCTGAAATCGCTTTTTGCCCAATTGGAAAACGATAAACGGGCCATTAAACGGGTTGATGCATTATTAAAATTTATTCAGCTTTCCGGTAAATACTCAGCGAAGGAAATTCCCGTTAAAAAATCGGAACTCATTCAGCAATTGGAAGGAAATGCTTCACCGATTGAGACGCTGATAAAAAATGGGATTTTAATTCCCAGAAAAGTGAGAGTCGACCGGCTAGCTCTGGATTTGGGAGAGTCCTCCCCTATGCCTGTATTGTCGGAAGAACAACAATCGGCATTGGATCAAATCAATCATCATTTTGAAAATAAAGAAACCGTTTTACTTCACGGGGTGACCGGATCCGGAAAAACGGAAATCTATGTAAAACTGATTGATCAGGTGTTAAAATCGGGACAAGGACAAGTATTGTACTTATTGCCGGAAATCGCTTTAACTACCCAAATTATTAATCGTCTTCGTCGATTTTTTGGCGATGTTGTTGGCGTGTATCATTCTCGATTTAATGAACAGGAAAGAGCGGAGATATGGACCAAAACACTAAAAGGAGAATACAAAATTCTTATTGGAGCACGATCTTCTCTATTTCTGCCTTTTCATGATTTGAAATTGGTAATTATCGACGAAGAACATGAAAATTCATTTAAGCAATACGATCCTTCGCCACGCTATCAGGCACGCGATTCTGCCATTGTATTGGCAATGATGAATAAAGCAAAAACATTATTGGGATCGGCAACTCCCAGCATAGAATCCTATTACAACGCATTGCAGGATAAATATGGATTAGTGGTGTTGAAAAAGCGTTTTGGAGGAATGTTATTGCCCGAAATTCAATGCATCGATTTAAAGAAATCGCATCAGCGAAAGGAAATGCACGAATCGTTTTCGCACGATTTATTGGAGTTTATCCGAACAGCCATTGGTAATAAAGAACAAGTCATTTTATTTCAGAACCGAAGAGGATATACTCCCCAATGGAAATGCGAAACGTGTGGATGGGTTCCAAAGTGTAAAAACTGCGATGTCTCGCTCACTTATCACAAGCATAGTCATTCACTGCAATGCCATTATTGCAATTTGAATATGAGTCCACCCAAAGTATGCAGCGCCTGTGGAAGTCACAAACTCAACATGCTGGGATTTGGTACTGAAAAAATTGAAGAGGATCTGGTGCAACTCATTCCCGGAATCCGCGTACAGCGATTGGATCTGGATACTTCCCGGTCGAAAAACGCCTATTTACAATTGTTGAGTGATTTCGAAGATCATAAAATTGATGTGTTGGTGGGAACACAAATGGTGACCAAAGGTCTGGATTTTGATAATGTTGCTTTAGTCGGTGTTTTAAATGCCGATAGTCTTTTAAACTTCCCCGATTTCAGAGCTTTTGAGCGATCATTTCAACTTTTAGCCCAGGTATCAGGAAGATCCGGAAGAAAAAACAAAAGAGGATTGGTCCAGATACAAACCTGGGAACCCAATCACTGGGTGATACAAAAAGTAATGCAAAATGATTACGAAGGTTTATATAAACAAGAAATCATTGAACGAAGAAATTTTCATTATCCTCCATTTATTAAATTAATACGGATTACCATTCGCCATAAAGACCGTTTAAAAGCGGCCGAAGGAGCTGATGCTTTAGCTAAAACATTGCGCAAAGAAATGGGAAAACGAATTTTAGGTCCGGAAGAACCTGTTATTTCAAGAATTCGCAATTATTATATTCGAAACATCACCATCAAAATCGAAAAAGGATCGACTTATCCGCAATGGAAAAAACACCTGATGGATGTTATTTTAGATTTTAGAAAAATTAATGACAAAGGAAAATACCTGGTCGATATTGATGTTGACCCTGCATGATTATTTCATGAGGTAACGCTTACGTTTTAATTTCCCAAGATTGGTTGTCTTTTGCTTATTCCGCAAATTAATGGCTGATTCCGTATAATAAATATGTTTCTCCAGGAAATGGATTTGTTTTTCTACCCATTCTTTTCGGGATAGTTTAATATCCTGTTCCTTCATTTCTTTATACAAGGTTTCTGCAATATCGTCGTAGTCTTTTCTACCGAGATAATCGTAGTCTGCATCATTCATAATTTGTTGCAAACGGGTTTTGGGGATAGACCGCACTTTGGTAGTTCTGATAATGCCGGATATCAATTTGATTTGTGCAGAAGTATATCCATAATCCGGCAATATTTTGCGTGCCATTTTCACTGCTAATTCCTCATTGTTGTGGTAGGTATACAAATAACCACAATCGTGCAACAAAGCAGCTGTATTCAACATTAATTGCTCTTCTTCATCCAGTCCTTCTTCCTTACCTATAACCATTACTGCCTGCAATACATCCACGGTGTGATGAACGCCATGATAATATAAATTGGCGGGAAGTTCATTGGTAAGTCGATCAATGATATAATCTTTCAAACGCTCATACTGAACAAAAATAAGTCCGGCAACCTGTTTCATTAATTTATTAGGGTGCGTGCCCTTCCCTCCTATCGAATACTCGGGTTTTAATCCGGTGATGTAATACATGCCAACGTGACCAATATTTTTGCCTTCGATTTGTCCACGGTAATGACAGTCGAAATAATCCTTTATTTTTTCGAAGGTAGCTGCTGAAATGTTGACTTTCCCTGGTTCGCAATTCGAGCAAATTCGGGATGCGATATTCACCGTATCGCCCCACACATCGTAGGCAAATTTTTTCTTCCCGATTACTCCTGCTACGAGTGGACCACTATGAATTCCAATCCGTAATTCCCAGGCTTTTCTTCCCGACTTACGAAGTTGATGCTTCATTTTTTCCATGTGGTTGGCAATTTCCAATGCAGCAAGGGCCGAAAGAATCGGATTTTCTTTTCTCTTTTCCGGAACACCTCCAACACTCATGTAAGCATCACCAATGGTTTTGATTTTCTCCAGATGATAACGCGTAATGGTCCGGTCGAACTGGGCAAAATACGAGTCGAGAGTATTGACCAATTCAACTGCCGACATCTCACGGGTTCGGTGAGAAAATGAAACGAAATCGGTAAATAACACCGATGCCATGGCATAGCGTTTTGGTTTCACTTTGCCGGAGGTTTCAAGTTCCATCGCAATTTCCCTTGGCAGGATATTTAGGAGCAATGAACGAACACGTTTTTTCTTATGAAAAAGCTTTACAAATACTTTTACCATCGACCGGATTGTTTCCGGTTGAAAGGGCTTTTCGATATAATCTACAGCGCCCGATTTATAGGTCTCGGCCACCTCATAGCGTTTGTGGTCTTTATCGAGCGTAATTATCACATGCGCATCTTCACCATGGTGATCCTGGCGAATCGTGTGCATAAATTCAAAGAGATCGAGTCCTTTTAATCCATAGTCGAGAATAATAACAGCCACCTCGGTATATCGCATTATATCCAGTGCTTTAGCAGCAGTGTCGGTACGAATGATAGTACAGGGTAAAGGATTTAAAATCTCCTCCAGCTTGGCCTGCTGGGAGATGTTGTCGTCGATAATCAGGACTGTTGTTTCGGCCATAAGAAGTCGAAAATTAGTCAAAAAAATAAACCGGAAGAATGCTAACTGAGGAAATTCAGTTTTCAACGGACAATGTTTCGCAAGGAAGGATTGACTATTTTTGGGCAACGATTAACACTTATGGCAGAAAAACCTTCAATACCCAAAGGCACACGCGATTTCGGACCACAGGAAATGGTTCGCAGGAATTACATTTTTGAAACGATTCGGGGACATTTCCGGAAGTATGGATTTTTGCCCATTGAAACACCGGCGATGGAGAACCTAAAAACGCTGATGGGGAAATATGGTGAAGAGGGAGACCGGTTAATCTTCAGAATCCTGAACAGTGGCGATTTTCTGGACGGAATGGATTTGGAGGAACTGAAATCAAAAGGATCGTTGTATGCCTCTTCTAAAATCAGCGAAAAAGCACTTCGTTATGATCTAACCGTTCCTTTTGCCCGTTTTGTGGTACAACATCAAAATGAGATCAGTTTTCCCTTTAAACGATACCAGATTCAACCTGTATGGCGAGCAGATCGTCCACAACGTGGCAGATACCGCGAGTTTTATCAGTGTGATGCAGATATGATCGGATCGGATTCACTTTTAAATGAAATTGAACTGATTCGATTGATGGATGATGTGTTTACGGATTTAAACATTAAGACCACCATCAAACTCAACAACCGCAAAATTCTGGGAGGTATTGCTGAAATAACCGGCGAACAAAACCGGATTGTAGATATCACGGTGGCCATTGATAAACTGGATAAAATCGGTGAAGAAGCTGTGCTTAACGAAATGCGGGAAAAGGGAATTTCAGAAAATGCCATTGCTAAAATTCAACCTTTATTAACGCTAAAAGGAAGTGCTCAGGAACAACTTAATGTTTTGCAGGATTTGTTTGTATCTTCCGAAACCGGTAAAAAAGGAATCGACGAATTGAGATATATTTTTAATTTATTTCAATCGGAAAACATGCAACTTTCCACTGCCATTTTAGAATTGGATATTACGCTTGCAAGAGGATTAAATTATTACACCGGTGCCATCTTCGAAGTAAAATCGAACGAAGGCGAATTAAAGGTTTCTATCACCGGAGGTGGACGATACGATGATTTAACCGGAATTTTTGGCTTAAAAGGAATGTCGGGCGTAGGAATTTCTTTTGGGGCAGACCGTATTTATGACGTGCTTACCGAATTAAACCGTTTCCCGGAAAGTCATTCCGACTCCACCCAACTCTTATTTGTAAATTTCGGTGAACAGGAAGCATTCTGGTGCATTCAGCTTTTGCAATTATTGAGGAAAAACGGTATTAATGCAGAGTTGTATCCCGATAAAGCAAAAATGGCCAAGCAGATGAAATATGCCGACGATAAACAAATTCCATATGTGGCCTTAGTGGGCTCTTCGGAATTGGAGAGTGGTACCATAACTGTAAAAAACATGAAAACGGGCGAACAAAAACTGATGCGTCCGGAAGAACTGATTCAATTATTCTGACTATGAATTTTCATTATATAACACCCGATCATTTAACTATTGACGCCATTGATGAATTAGTTCATTCAGGGAAAAAAATTGCCCTTTCCGAACGTTCGGTTCAATTGATTGAAAAATGTCAGCACTACCTGCATAAAAAACTTCAGGACAGCGATGCGCCGATTTATGGAATAAATACAGGATTCGGATCCTTGTGCAATACGAAAATCGAGAAAGATGATCTTTCCCTATTACAGGAAAACCTCGTCCGTTCGCATGCCTGTGGGATGGGACCTGAAATTGATCCGCAGATTGTAAAAATTATGCTGCTGTTAAAGATTCATGCTTTAGCATTGGGACATTCCGGTTCAACTTTAGCCACTGTTCATCGATTAATCGAAATGTATAATCATGAAGTATTGCCCATCGTATATGAACAAGGATCATTGGGAGCCTCCGGCGATTTAGCCCCACTCGCCCACTTATCTCTTCCACTCATTGGTACAGGAGAAGTGCATTACAAAGGCGAAAAACGATTTGCAGCAGATGTATTGAGAGAACTGAATTGGGAGCCCATTCAATTGCAGGCAAAGGAAGGATTAGCATTGTTAAACGGAACACAATTCATGAATGCCCACGGCGTATATGCGCTTATCCGACTGAAAAAATTAAGTCAGCTGGCCGATACCATTTCTGCAGTATCTCTGGATGCATTTGAAGGATTAATTGCGCCATTTCACTCCTTGATTCAGGTGATTCGTTCACATAAAGGACAAGCCATAACAGCAGCAAATATTCGTCATCTACTTCAGGGAAGCGAATTACAAAATAAACCAAAAACACAAGTACAGGATCCGTATACGTTCCGATGTATTCCTCAGGTACACGGTGCCAGTAAGGATCAAATCCGCCATGTTTCTTCCATTGTAGAAACGGAAATCAATTCGGTAACCGATAACCCAACGATTTTTCCGGATGAAGACCTGATCATTTCCGGAGGAAATTTTCATGGTCAGCCCCTTGCCATTTCATTCGATCTTTTAGCCATTACCGCTGCAGAATTAGCGAGTATTTCTGAACGGAGAATTTATAAATTAATATCGGGACAAAGAGGCTTACCTCCATTCCTGGCAAAGGATGCCGGACTCAATAGTGGATTTATGATTCCACAATATTCTGCGGCTTCCATCGTTTCTCAGAATAAACAACTTTGTATGCCGGCTTCTGTGGACACCATCGATTCAAGCAATGGACAAGAAGACCATGTAAGCATGGGTGCTAATGCTGCCACAAAAATGATTAAAGTGGTGGATAATTTAATTTCTGTTCTCGCTATTGAATTAATGAATGCATCGCAGGCATTATCCTTTAGAAAAGAGAAAACTTCTCCTTTATTGGAAAAATTTATTTCCAACTATAGAGAACACGTTCCATTAGTAGAAAAAGATATTTACATGCACCAGGAAATGGAAAAATCCAGACAATTTATTTTGTCCTGTTCCATCCCCGAAGGATTGGAAGCCTGGTAAATCATTAAAGAATGAAAAAACTCCTATTCGCCCTTATCCTGCTTTTAAGCACTAGTTTTTTGTTGAATGCACAAAAAGAAGGAGGTCCGAAAAAATATCAAGGTTTACTTTGGGAAATTTCCGGCAATGGATTAAGTAAACCTTCCTATTTATACGGTACCATGCACGTAAGTGAAAAATTAGCTTTTCACCTTAGTGATACTTTTTTTCTTGCCTTGAAAAAGGTGGATATGGTTGCACTGGAATTAGATCCTGCACAATGGATGGAGGAAACACTGGAGCTCGAGAAAGCGACCAATCAACGGGAATATTTGAGAGATCCGGGAAGTTCACGTGGCTTTTACGATTATGCATTTAAAATATTTTTTCCTGAGAAAAACGATTACGCCCGAATCATCCGTTCGAAACCCCGATTGATGAATGCGATGTTGTATCGCTCTTCAGATTACAAAAATGAATATGAAGAAGATACTTATCTGGACCTTTTCATTTTTCAGGCGGGAAAAAAATTGAATAAAAAAGTAGTGGGATTAGAAGATTTTATGGTCTCACGAAAATCCGTTGAAAAATCCTATACAGGCAAAGAGGAAATGGATCCCGAGAAGTTGAAAGAAGAACGTGAAATGATTCGTATCCGTGTCCGGCAAATGGAGAAAATAAAACCTTTACGGGAATATCAGGAGGACGCTTACCGTTTGGGTGATTTGGACATGATCGATTCATTATACCGCCTGATGAATCCGGGAACCAAGTTTCTTAAATACATGCTTTGGGATAGAAATATCGTAATGGCCAATGGCATGGATTCATTAATGAAAAAAAATAACAGTCTGTTTACCGGAGTTGGAGCAGCGCATTTACCCGGAGAAAAAGGAGTAATCGAGCTTCTTCGTTTAAAAGGATATACTGTTCGACCTGTTGTTTTTACTTCCCGCAGGGATGAAGAAATGAAAACGGAAATCGAAAACTTAAAATATCCGGTCAAATTCGAAAAGCAATACCCGTCCGATTCCTTGTTCTCGGTTGATATGCCCGGCAAAATGTACGTGACCGCAGAACGCGCCGGAAAAACCGAGTATCTGTTTAATGATATGTCGAACGGCTCCTATTACTTTATTCAGCGTTATACTCATAATGGTGCTTATAAGGGACACCAACCGGATTATATTTTGAGTCGAATCGATAGTCTCTTGTACGAAAATGTTCCCGGAAAAATTCAATCAAAAAAAACAATAAAATCTTCCAATGGATTTCCGGGTCTCGATATCGTGAACAAAACCCGTAGGGGCGATTTGCAACGTATGCAGATTTATGTTACGCCACTGGAAATAATTGTTTTCCGAATGAGCGGAAGAAATGATTATATCAGTGGTCCCGAAGGTGAAATCTATTTTAAGTCCATTCAGTTTTTGGACCGTTCTAATTCATCCAGCACTATCGTTTCATCCGATCACGCCTTTCAATTTAAAATTCCCGGAAACTGGATATCTGGTTACAATAACTCCACTTACAGCGGCATTCAAAAAAGGAATTATTCTTCGGTTGATAAAGACGGGAATTATTATTTCATGACTCAGTCGCAACTGATCGATTTCAGTTATATTGAAGAAGACACCTTTGAATTAAATTATCTCAGTGAGCGTTTTGCAGAAG is a window of Flavobacteriales bacterium DNA encoding:
- the priA gene encoding primosomal protein N'; translation: MTDRKTYFADIILPLAVPQYYTYRVPMELNESIAIGMRAIVQFGKARLYTGIVRKIHEVAPAHYEAKYMEGLLDDRAIVTEGQMQFWEWMAGYYCCTVGEVFVAALPGSLRLASETKIVLLSEENEGSHSPKEQVILDALSARGTLTLSEVSELLHQKNVQPYIKSLIEKNRIAVEEELKFRYKPKYETVLELHEAYQDEENLKSLFAQLENDKRAIKRVDALLKFIQLSGKYSAKEIPVKKSELIQQLEGNASPIETLIKNGILIPRKVRVDRLALDLGESSPMPVLSEEQQSALDQINHHFENKETVLLHGVTGSGKTEIYVKLIDQVLKSGQGQVLYLLPEIALTTQIINRLRRFFGDVVGVYHSRFNEQERAEIWTKTLKGEYKILIGARSSLFLPFHDLKLVIIDEEHENSFKQYDPSPRYQARDSAIVLAMMNKAKTLLGSATPSIESYYNALQDKYGLVVLKKRFGGMLLPEIQCIDLKKSHQRKEMHESFSHDLLEFIRTAIGNKEQVILFQNRRGYTPQWKCETCGWVPKCKNCDVSLTYHKHSHSLQCHYCNLNMSPPKVCSACGSHKLNMLGFGTEKIEEDLVQLIPGIRVQRLDLDTSRSKNAYLQLLSDFEDHKIDVLVGTQMVTKGLDFDNVALVGVLNADSLLNFPDFRAFERSFQLLAQVSGRSGRKNKRGLVQIQTWEPNHWVIQKVMQNDYEGLYKQEIIERRNFHYPPFIKLIRITIRHKDRLKAAEGADALAKTLRKEMGKRILGPEEPVISRIRNYYIRNITIKIEKGSTYPQWKKHLMDVILDFRKINDKGKYLVDIDVDPA
- a CDS encoding response regulator, whose amino-acid sequence is MAETTVLIIDDNISQQAKLEEILNPLPCTIIRTDTAAKALDIMRYTEVAVIILDYGLKGLDLFEFMHTIRQDHHGEDAHVIITLDKDHKRYEVAETYKSGAVDYIEKPFQPETIRSMVKVFVKLFHKKKRVRSLLLNILPREIAMELETSGKVKPKRYAMASVLFTDFVSFSHRTREMSAVELVNTLDSYFAQFDRTITRYHLEKIKTIGDAYMSVGGVPEKRKENPILSALAALEIANHMEKMKHQLRKSGRKAWELRIGIHSGPLVAGVIGKKKFAYDVWGDTVNIASRICSNCEPGKVNISAATFEKIKDYFDCHYRGQIEGKNIGHVGMYYITGLKPEYSIGGKGTHPNKLMKQVAGLIFVQYERLKDYIIDRLTNELPANLYYHGVHHTVDVLQAVMVIGKEEGLDEEEQLMLNTAALLHDCGYLYTYHNNEELAVKMARKILPDYGYTSAQIKLISGIIRTTKVRSIPKTRLQQIMNDADYDYLGRKDYDDIAETLYKEMKEQDIKLSRKEWVEKQIHFLEKHIYYTESAINLRNKQKTTNLGKLKRKRYLMK
- the hisS gene encoding histidine--tRNA ligase: MAEKPSIPKGTRDFGPQEMVRRNYIFETIRGHFRKYGFLPIETPAMENLKTLMGKYGEEGDRLIFRILNSGDFLDGMDLEELKSKGSLYASSKISEKALRYDLTVPFARFVVQHQNEISFPFKRYQIQPVWRADRPQRGRYREFYQCDADMIGSDSLLNEIELIRLMDDVFTDLNIKTTIKLNNRKILGGIAEITGEQNRIVDITVAIDKLDKIGEEAVLNEMREKGISENAIAKIQPLLTLKGSAQEQLNVLQDLFVSSETGKKGIDELRYIFNLFQSENMQLSTAILELDITLARGLNYYTGAIFEVKSNEGELKVSITGGGRYDDLTGIFGLKGMSGVGISFGADRIYDVLTELNRFPESHSDSTQLLFVNFGEQEAFWCIQLLQLLRKNGINAELYPDKAKMAKQMKYADDKQIPYVALVGSSELESGTITVKNMKTGEQKLMRPEELIQLF